A portion of the Cryptomeria japonica chromosome 5, Sugi_1.0, whole genome shotgun sequence genome contains these proteins:
- the LOC131060409 gene encoding uncharacterized protein LOC131060409 gives MLDKNSLLPLASELLSNFSEQGFSQPRSEIRSTVFSLSSPLAEMYKDLKSQKAQQNYIPKYQNVLESGETLKSPRKTINIETPKSCSPEIGIAESVGSPKISMVYSRNCSFRGEKKRTDCPVQDCGKGLMHIPSVMTGGSSRRTVQTM, from the exons ATGTTGGACAAGAATTCTCTATTGCCATTAGCTTCTGAACTATTATCAAATTTCTCTGAGCAAGGATTCTCACAGCCACGTTCTGAGATTCGATCAACAGTTTTTAGTTTGTCATCACCTCTTGCTGAAATGTACAAAGATCTGAAGAGTCAAAAGGCACAGCAGAATTATATTCCTAAATATCAAAATGTATTAGAGAGTGGGGAAACACTTAAATCACCAAGAAAGACGATAAACATTGAAACTCCAAAGTCTTGTTCACCTGAGATTGGGATTGCAGAGTCTGTTGGAAGTCCAAAGATTTCT ATGGTGTACTCTAGAAATTGTTCTTTTCGAGGCGAGAAAAAAAGAACCGACTGCCCTGTTCAGGACTGTGGAAAAGGTTTGATGCATATACCAAGTG TCATGACAGGAGGGTCCTCTAGGAGAACAGTCCAGACCATGTAA
- the LOC131064953 gene encoding uncharacterized protein LOC131064953 gives MEAFIHSLDVRMWEVVSNKYDVPSIVPTDANEKTKYELDKRARFAILCGLSKEVFVKVMYFKSANEVWTNLESIYQGNENVKESKLITLKTQFDDLKMNNDESVASYFLRIDEVVNARKGLGEEIDEHDVVTKLQSTLTAYEMRIGNTPSTSKETTFKIEKQEECESELSDVFETLLVRKLMKKFQGKFKCFGCGKTGHFAAKCSYLDLSKDEDKSEKSFKKPWNPNKRLNNFKKKSLMSKEETKDEADESNDDGYETLFMTKVEFEKPVAVKSELDSEVEIEDVNLKEELLCALQEVKRIKKLVISYKDSNQILQLDIVNANKVIETQRSLIERKEQEISTLQKQVYTLEKQQHSTEKVFNENQNVMKNQIQDVDEESNLEAGNASTSNEPVVTKVDETSSSKQEEVPNFKEDIPQKTPSKIIAKRHPETLVIGDKDAGYTDADWGGCVDDQCSTSGAAFFLGDRLVSWHSKKQDYVTLSTAESKYIAATACCTQMLWMSYQLADLGVAQVADIFTKNLPKDKFMWLRDRLGVYSQSFIST, from the exons ATGGAAGCATTTATTCATTCTTTGGATGTCAGAATGTGGGAAGTTGTATCTAACAAGTATGATGTACCATCTATTGTACCTACTGATGCAAATGAAAAGacaaaatatgaattggataagaGAGCTCGCTTTGCAATTCTATGTGGGTTATCAAAAGAAGTATTTGTTAAAGTAATGTACTTCAAATCAGCCAATGAGGTATGGACAAATCTTGAATCCATTTATCAAGGTAATGAAAacgttaaagaatcaaaattgattaCGTTAAAAACTCAGTTTGACGATTTGAAAATGAATAATGATGAGTCAGTGGCAAGTTATTTTCTTCGTATTGATGAAGTTGTAAATGCCCGAAAGGGTCTtggtgaagaaattgatgaacatgATGTGGTTACAAAA CTTCAAAGTACACTTACTGCTTATGAAATGAGAATTGGTAATACCCCTTCTACCTCTAAGGAAACAACTTTTAAAATTGAGAAACAGGAAGAGTGTGAGTCTGAATTAtctgatgtttttgaaactttactGGTTAGGAAACTCATGAAGAAGTTTCAAGGAAAGTTTAAATGTTTTGGCTGTGGTAAAACTGGACACTTTGCAGCAAAATGTTCGTATTTAGATCTAAGTAAAGATGAGGATAAATCTGAAAAATCGTTTAAAAAACCTTGGAATCCTAATAAAAGGTTGAACAATTTTAAAAAGAAGAGTCTTATGTCAAAAGAAGAGACTAAAGATGAAGCTGATGAGTCAAATGATGATGGCTATGAAACACTATTTATGACAAAAGTTGAATTTGAAAAACCAGTTGCAGTAAAATCTGAACTAGATTCTGAAGTTGAAATAGAAGATGTAAATCTCAAAGAAGAGCTTCTTTGTGCTCTTCAAGAAGTAAAAAGAATTAAGAAACTTGTAATTTCTTATAAAGATTCCAATCAGATCTTACAACTTGATATAGTTAATGCAAACAAGGTTATTGAAACTCAGAGAAGtcttattgaaagaaaagaacaagaaaTTAGTACACTGCAAAAACAAGTATACACTCTTGAAAAACAACAACATTCTACTGAAAAAG TATTCAATGAAAATCAGAATGTGATGAAAAAtcagattcaagatgttgatgaggaatctaatttAGAAGCTGGCAATGCCTCAACATCAAATGAACCAGTTGTTACCAAAGTAGATGAAACCAGCTCAAGTAAACAAGAGGAAGTTCCTAATTTTAAGGAAGATATACCTCAGAAAACACCTTCCAAGATAATTGCTAAACGACATCCTGAAACACTTGTGATTGGTGATAAAGATGCTG GGTATACTGATGCTGACTGGGGAGGCTGTGTTGATGATCAATGCAGTACTAGTGGTGCAGCTTTCTTCCTTGGTGACCGGTTGGTTTCTTGGCACAGCAAGAAGCAAGACTATGTCACTTTGTCCACAGCTGAATCTAAGTACATTGCTGCCACAGCTTGTTGTACTCAAATGCTTTGGATGTCTTATCAGTTGGCAGATCTGGGTGTT GCACAAGTTGCAGACATTTTTACCAAAAATTTACCAAAGGATAAATTCATGTGGTTGCGTGATCGATTGGGCGTTTACTCTCAATCCTTTATTTCAACCTGA